One window of Streptococcus suis genomic DNA carries:
- a CDS encoding DUF2500 domain-containing protein, which yields MFDNLLGPGGSVDVIMLFIYAVATIILGIVVYQIVRNFLEWHRNNQSPVEIRQAKLVSKRTHIFGNEMARTNYYVTFEWQKERREFRVKPEEYALLAEGDQGELTFQGNRLLQFKRQD from the coding sequence ATGTTTGACAATCTTTTAGGTCCAGGTGGAAGTGTGGATGTAATTATGCTATTCATTTATGCAGTTGCCACCATTATTTTGGGGATTGTTGTCTATCAAATCGTCCGAAATTTTTTGGAATGGCATCGCAATAACCAGTCTCCGGTGGAAATTCGGCAGGCCAAGCTAGTGTCCAAGCGCACTCATATCTTTGGCAATGAAATGGCTAGGACCAATTACTATGTGACCTTTGAATGGCAGAAGGAGCGCAGGGAGTTTCGTGTCAAGCCTGAGGAATATGCCCTGCTTGCTGAAGGTGACCAGGGAGAATTGACCTTCCAAGGCAACCGCTTGCTCCAGTTTAAAAGACAAGATTAG
- a CDS encoding peptidylprolyl isomerase: protein MKKLLFLGLASSLLLTACANSTTTPSSTEEANSSSTLQTTSDSTATSKFKKDLAYAVNNPDAVFPQLIPEVADNEALVKIKTTEGDITIKLFPELAPMTVENFLTHAKEGYYDGTIFHRVIKDFMIQGGDPLGNGTGGESIWAGKGTTKDAGYGFKDEISAFLYNIRGSLSMANAGAGTNGSQFFINQNTTDMSGQLAGAGYPEKILQAYKNGGNPNLDTKHTVFGQVTEGMDVVDKIAAVETGENDKPKTDVKIESIEILKDYTFPTE, encoded by the coding sequence ATGAAAAAACTACTTTTTCTAGGCCTTGCTAGCAGCCTCCTACTGACAGCTTGCGCCAACTCAACAACGACACCAAGCAGCACTGAAGAGGCTAATTCAAGCTCTACCCTGCAAACAACTTCTGACTCGACAGCAACCAGCAAATTCAAAAAAGACCTGGCCTACGCTGTCAACAATCCTGACGCCGTTTTTCCACAGTTGATTCCAGAGGTTGCTGACAATGAGGCCCTGGTCAAGATAAAAACAACCGAGGGAGACATCACCATCAAGCTCTTCCCTGAATTGGCCCCTATGACGGTGGAAAACTTCCTGACCCACGCCAAAGAAGGCTACTACGATGGTACGATTTTCCACAGGGTTATCAAGGACTTTATGATTCAAGGCGGAGATCCCCTGGGCAATGGTACCGGTGGCGAGTCCATTTGGGCTGGCAAGGGGACGACCAAGGATGCCGGCTATGGTTTCAAGGATGAAATTTCTGCCTTCCTCTACAATATCCGTGGCTCTCTTTCCATGGCCAATGCTGGTGCGGGGACAAACGGCAGTCAGTTCTTCATCAACCAAAACACAACCGATATGTCCGGTCAATTGGCTGGCGCAGGCTATCCTGAAAAAATCCTACAAGCCTACAAAAACGGGGGCAATCCAAACCTGGATACCAAGCACACCGTCTTTGGTCAAGTTACCGAAGGCATGGACGTTGTGGATAAAATCGCCGCTGTAGAAACCGGCGAAAACGACAAACCCAAAACAGATGTGAAAATCGAAAGCATCGAAATCCTGAAAGACTACACCTTCCCGACAGAATAG